The Shewanella zhangzhouensis genome has a window encoding:
- a CDS encoding DUF4336 domain-containing protein translates to MKSFGANIFVFDGPAVSFYGMPYTTRMTIVQLKNDKLWVHSPIELNDELIRQVNALGEVAYLISPNKLHHLYIAAWQTRWPEATAFAAPGVANKCQHLHFDADLTDKAPAEWRSEIEQCIFKGSPVMEEAVFYHKGSRTLILTDLIENFSPGHFNAWQRPLARITGILAPNGKTPLDWRLSFMNGRHKAKEAVAQFRRWQPEQLILAHGECVHENAMDFVERSFSWVGLKQTESAPA, encoded by the coding sequence ATGAAAAGTTTCGGCGCCAACATCTTTGTATTTGATGGTCCAGCGGTGTCCTTTTATGGCATGCCCTATACCACCCGCATGACCATAGTACAGCTTAAAAATGACAAACTCTGGGTGCACTCCCCCATTGAACTCAATGATGAGTTGATACGTCAGGTGAATGCTCTTGGTGAAGTCGCTTATCTGATTTCCCCCAACAAACTGCATCACCTCTACATTGCCGCCTGGCAGACACGCTGGCCAGAGGCCACGGCCTTTGCCGCCCCCGGTGTAGCCAATAAATGCCAACACCTGCACTTTGATGCGGACCTTACCGACAAGGCACCGGCAGAGTGGCGAAGCGAAATCGAGCAATGCATTTTTAAAGGATCGCCGGTGATGGAAGAAGCCGTGTTTTATCACAAAGGCTCGCGCACCCTCATTCTCACTGATTTGATTGAAAACTTCAGCCCGGGGCATTTCAATGCCTGGCAGCGACCACTTGCCCGGATAACAGGCATTCTGGCTCCCAACGGTAAAACGCCGCTGGATTGGCGCTTATCTTTTATGAATGGGCGGCACAAGGCAAAAGAGGCGGTGGCGCAGTTTCGTCGCTGGCAGCCTGAGCAGCTGATACTCGCCCACGGAGAATGCGTACATGAAAACGCCATGGACTTTGTGGAACGCTCGTTCAGCTGGGTCGGCCTTAAGCAAACAGAATCAGCACCTGCATAG
- the yejK gene encoding nucleoid-associated protein YejK, with protein sequence MTIKVEQAIIHEIAQTHEGQLSCRLRPQPLLNSQAVELMLEELHQSYTSKSGKGFGFFGTHGNDGEANPAFANGLKDYLDGGLGFVEFTGQASKLLQDELGKYDFSQGGFLLLACYSHMASDYLFVALLSAKSSMTVLDDMELTQVNHLDLNNIQLAARIDLTEWQADKESRKYISFIRGRAGRKVADFFLDFMGCVEGINPKAQNKSLMIAVEDFVAGSELTKDERQACRDKVFEYCSERFDAGAEVDIKDLADELADSGMDSFYDFATTGNYDLEEEFPVDKSTLRQLKKFSGTGGGVTISFDGHHLGERVIYDPISDTLLIKGVPANLKDQLHRRLKGE encoded by the coding sequence ATGACGATTAAAGTAGAACAGGCAATCATCCATGAAATCGCCCAAACCCATGAGGGCCAGCTCAGCTGCCGTCTTCGCCCGCAGCCACTGCTGAACAGTCAGGCGGTTGAGCTGATGCTGGAAGAACTGCATCAGTCTTACACCAGCAAATCCGGCAAGGGATTCGGCTTTTTTGGCACCCATGGCAATGACGGCGAAGCCAATCCGGCCTTTGCAAACGGCCTGAAGGACTACCTCGATGGTGGCCTTGGCTTCGTGGAATTTACGGGCCAAGCCAGTAAGTTGCTGCAGGATGAACTCGGCAAATACGATTTCAGCCAGGGCGGCTTTTTACTGCTGGCCTGTTACAGCCATATGGCCAGTGACTACTTGTTCGTGGCACTGCTCAGTGCCAAGTCTTCCATGACGGTGTTGGATGACATGGAGCTGACCCAGGTGAATCATCTGGACCTGAACAACATCCAGCTTGCCGCCCGTATCGATTTGACCGAATGGCAGGCCGATAAAGAAAGCCGCAAGTACATCTCCTTTATCCGTGGCCGCGCCGGCCGCAAGGTAGCGGATTTCTTCCTCGACTTTATGGGCTGTGTTGAGGGCATTAACCCCAAGGCGCAAAACAAGAGTCTGATGATTGCGGTGGAAGACTTTGTGGCTGGCAGTGAGCTGACCAAGGATGAACGTCAGGCCTGTCGCGACAAGGTGTTTGAATATTGCTCTGAGCGTTTCGATGCAGGTGCCGAAGTAGACATTAAAGATCTCGCCGATGAGTTGGCGGACTCGGGCATGGACTCCTTCTACGATTTTGCCACGACAGGCAACTACGATCTGGAAGAAGAGTTCCCAGTGGACAAGTCTACTTTGAGGCAGCTGAAAAAATTCTCAGGTACCGGCGGCGGTGTCACTATCAGTTTCGATGGTCATCATCTGGGCGAGCGGGTGATTTACGACCCCATCTCCGACACCCTGCTGATTAAAGGCGTACCGGCCAACCTGAAAGATCAGCTCCATCGCCGCTTAAAGGGCGAATAA
- a CDS encoding YejL family protein, whose protein sequence is MAIQSKYTNTQVETLIAEVLAVLEKHQAPTDLGLMVLGNCVSHLLETKVPAASRAAVAEQFAKALNQSVTKA, encoded by the coding sequence ATGGCTATTCAATCCAAATACACCAATACCCAAGTGGAAACCCTAATTGCAGAAGTACTGGCCGTGCTGGAAAAACACCAGGCCCCCACCGACCTTGGTCTGATGGTACTGGGCAACTGCGTCAGCCACCTGCTGGAAACCAAGGTGCCTGCTGCCAGCCGCGCCGCTGTGGCCGAGCAGTTTGCCAAAGCGCTTAATCAGTCGGTGACAAAAGCCTGA
- a CDS encoding sensor domain-containing diguanylate cyclase — protein sequence MRSFFAASPPRTAIILAIFGFLLNLYPLPLFANVQLILGNAAYVIAAVILGPRYAVAVALVCAAGLFLTWDTKHVFVLFPLEALVLALARRRGIYSLYAGVGFWLLIGTPLFYLYGLTLTSLPVSHLPFIAFKQAINGLFYIGLGAVLLLMMPKLAQINPGYRNAPERFSDKLTYSFTLFISLALLIAALLFNQFFIDRQQLLIKKNLQDNAVHLSQLTFDYLREHQRAIIQGAEWLSMMGDDFERQDWLTQFNHGYPAFLTMLIANDRGNIVAASPAARMMDDAIKNGAYSVIDRHYFKEAFYNQTPFISPVFLGRGFGSDPIVAVSAPIYSPGRSSHPAGILEGSLDLKRFVLIDRQNRHHSEQYLLLTDDNNRVIYASAPLNIASLSEFASAESGLEYRTSLQLINLHDLHNPNPEYIYAEEPLANGWRLMVLTPFAPLMQLAETQFLRTCILLILSMGFCFYLARLISRMMTGSLETIAHEFKSPGEQPKPLPADAPAEVQALYQSLKASQRQLLSYQLELEEKVAIRTLELETANQKLQALAQRDPLTGLYNRRHATAEFAPLQAMCERSGEAIAVVILDLDFFKAINDTHGHLAGDECLRQVAILLTQHFKRDSDLVARYGGEEFLLILPMTNALKIEHHLNQLREDLARHPVNHPSGDEPINLSVSIGAMVANANFSDSLEAWLKVADDNLYQAKAEGRNRVVCTLISDGVPTP from the coding sequence TTGCGGTCTTTTTTTGCTGCATCGCCGCCACGCACTGCCATCATACTGGCGATTTTTGGCTTTTTACTGAACCTGTATCCGCTGCCACTGTTTGCCAACGTGCAGTTGATTTTGGGTAATGCTGCCTATGTGATTGCCGCCGTTATATTGGGTCCCCGCTACGCCGTTGCCGTGGCTCTGGTTTGCGCTGCCGGCCTCTTTTTGACTTGGGATACCAAGCATGTATTTGTCCTTTTCCCACTCGAGGCCCTGGTGTTGGCGCTTGCCAGGAGACGCGGCATTTACTCCCTCTATGCCGGTGTGGGGTTCTGGCTGCTGATTGGAACTCCCCTGTTCTACCTTTACGGCCTGACCTTAACTTCCCTGCCCGTAAGTCACCTGCCCTTTATCGCCTTTAAACAAGCTATTAATGGTCTGTTTTACATAGGTCTGGGGGCCGTCCTGCTTCTGATGATGCCTAAACTGGCACAAATCAATCCCGGTTACAGGAACGCGCCGGAACGCTTCAGTGATAAGCTGACCTACAGCTTTACGCTGTTTATCTCGCTGGCACTGCTGATTGCGGCCTTACTGTTCAACCAGTTTTTTATTGACCGCCAGCAGCTGCTTATTAAAAAGAATCTGCAGGACAATGCCGTACATTTGTCGCAATTAACCTTTGATTACCTGCGCGAACATCAAAGGGCCATCATTCAGGGTGCTGAATGGCTGTCGATGATGGGAGATGACTTTGAGAGGCAGGATTGGCTCACTCAGTTCAACCATGGCTACCCCGCCTTTTTAACCATGTTGATTGCCAATGACCGAGGCAACATAGTGGCCGCGAGCCCTGCGGCGCGCATGATGGATGATGCGATTAAAAACGGGGCTTACAGCGTTATCGACCGCCACTACTTTAAAGAAGCCTTTTATAATCAGACGCCCTTTATCTCGCCGGTATTCCTGGGAAGAGGTTTTGGCAGTGACCCCATAGTCGCTGTCAGCGCCCCGATATACAGCCCAGGCCGTTCGAGTCATCCCGCCGGTATCCTGGAAGGCTCGCTGGATTTAAAGCGTTTTGTGCTAATCGACAGGCAAAATCGGCATCATTCCGAGCAATATTTGCTGCTGACCGATGACAACAATCGGGTGATTTACGCCTCGGCGCCGCTGAATATCGCCTCACTCAGCGAGTTCGCATCAGCAGAGAGTGGCCTTGAGTATCGCACCAGTTTGCAGCTGATTAACCTGCACGATTTACACAATCCCAACCCCGAGTATATATACGCTGAAGAGCCACTGGCGAATGGTTGGCGTCTCATGGTCTTAACGCCCTTCGCACCACTGATGCAACTGGCCGAAACGCAGTTTTTACGCACCTGTATACTGCTGATTCTCAGCATGGGGTTCTGCTTCTATCTGGCCCGTTTGATAAGCCGGATGATGACAGGCTCACTCGAAACCATCGCCCATGAATTCAAGAGTCCCGGTGAGCAACCCAAGCCCCTGCCCGCCGATGCACCGGCCGAAGTACAGGCGCTCTATCAGAGCCTGAAAGCGAGTCAGCGGCAATTGCTGAGCTATCAGTTGGAGCTTGAAGAAAAGGTTGCCATCCGCACCCTCGAGCTTGAAACAGCCAATCAGAAGCTGCAGGCGCTGGCACAGCGCGACCCCCTCACGGGTTTATATAACAGGCGCCATGCAACCGCAGAATTTGCGCCTTTGCAGGCCATGTGTGAACGCAGCGGTGAAGCCATCGCTGTGGTTATCCTGGATCTCGACTTTTTTAAAGCCATCAACGATACCCACGGGCATTTGGCCGGGGATGAGTGTCTGCGTCAGGTGGCTATTCTGCTCACACAACACTTCAAGCGGGATTCTGATCTGGTTGCCCGTTATGGCGGGGAAGAATTTTTACTTATCCTGCCGATGACCAATGCACTGAAAATTGAGCATCACCTCAACCAGCTTCGCGAGGATCTGGCAAGGCATCCTGTGAATCATCCCTCCGGCGATGAGCCGATTAACCTGTCTGTTTCAATCGGTGCCATGGTGGCCAATGCCAACTTCTCTGACTCTCTGGAAGCCTGGCTCAAGGTCGCCGATGACAATCTCTATCAGGCCAAAGCCGAGGGCCGCAATCGGGTGGTCTGCACCTTAATCAGTGACGGCGTTCCCACACCATAG
- a CDS encoding DUF3413 domain-containing protein, giving the protein MVERKQQLERDKVSRLVNWGHWFALFNGFLALIVGSRYLETVGLPETLTGWGYLALASIGQFSFLAFLLYLLLIFPVTLLLPYSKILRGLAATVATLGLCILLYDTIVYDDYGVHLSPFAFDVAWADLPSLLSGTSYIVTPIGILALELTAANFLWKRIVKIEKWRIGGKVAAVVGSCFIASHLVHIWADAAKVKDITRYDDAYPLFYPATAKSFMESHGLDSAGGLSKLGEQQQLGYSLDALSCKPQSKPNVLIVAVDALRADMLNPQTMPFLSSYGSDNQFFDKHLSGGNQFQSGMFSLFYGLQGSYMAAADFQTISPLLTQGFAASGYALKRFGPASNEINPRPLALFNDFDAALMDDSESRALADIQSREAFEDWRRQQISPWFALVNLGAPDTYDTPVGFAGIETIKAPQGMAPAQRVLFSQYRQSLHFIDSELKSLISHLPADTLVIITGTSGKAFTSNETEARRDLSPQSVRVPLIIHWPGGEQAQINYTTSHHGLAPTLMTRVLGCTNPITDYSAGRQLLMPSEQPWVYVGDNRFFAIYQDDEITVIDRHGKYDIYSSDFKTRLNKKLSAPDLIQVMREGRRLYHQ; this is encoded by the coding sequence ATGGTTGAGAGGAAACAACAACTGGAGCGTGACAAGGTGTCACGACTGGTTAACTGGGGCCACTGGTTTGCCCTGTTCAACGGCTTTCTGGCACTGATTGTTGGCAGCCGTTATCTGGAAACCGTTGGTCTTCCCGAGACCCTCACCGGCTGGGGCTATCTCGCATTGGCGAGCATTGGCCAGTTTTCCTTTCTCGCCTTCTTACTGTATCTGCTGCTGATTTTCCCCGTCACCCTGCTGCTGCCCTACTCAAAAATATTGAGGGGGCTGGCGGCAACGGTGGCCACCCTGGGCCTGTGTATTCTGCTCTACGACACCATAGTGTACGACGACTACGGCGTGCACCTGTCGCCCTTTGCCTTCGATGTGGCCTGGGCCGATTTACCTTCACTCCTGAGCGGCACCTCTTACATAGTAACGCCCATAGGGATTTTGGCACTGGAGCTGACGGCGGCCAATTTCCTGTGGAAACGCATTGTTAAAATTGAAAAATGGCGCATCGGTGGCAAGGTGGCGGCCGTGGTGGGCAGCTGTTTTATTGCCAGTCATCTGGTGCACATTTGGGCCGATGCCGCCAAGGTGAAGGACATCACCCGCTACGATGATGCTTATCCACTGTTTTATCCGGCCACGGCAAAAAGCTTTATGGAGTCACACGGGCTGGACTCCGCCGGAGGGCTTTCCAAACTCGGCGAGCAGCAGCAACTAGGCTACTCCCTTGACGCCTTAAGCTGCAAACCTCAAAGCAAGCCCAATGTACTGATTGTGGCCGTTGACGCCCTGCGGGCAGATATGCTTAATCCGCAAACCATGCCGTTTTTGAGCAGCTACGGCAGTGATAATCAATTCTTTGATAAACATTTAAGCGGTGGCAATCAGTTCCAAAGCGGCATGTTCTCCCTGTTTTATGGTCTGCAGGGCAGTTACATGGCAGCGGCCGACTTCCAAACCATATCGCCACTGTTAACCCAGGGATTTGCCGCTTCGGGCTATGCCCTCAAGCGCTTTGGTCCTGCGTCCAACGAAATCAATCCCCGTCCACTGGCGCTCTTTAATGACTTTGACGCCGCCCTGATGGATGACAGTGAATCCAGAGCACTGGCCGATATTCAAAGCCGCGAAGCCTTTGAAGACTGGCGCAGGCAACAAATATCGCCCTGGTTTGCTCTGGTGAATCTGGGCGCACCGGACACCTACGACACCCCGGTGGGCTTTGCCGGTATTGAAACTATCAAGGCTCCTCAGGGTATGGCACCGGCTCAGCGGGTGCTCTTCAGTCAATACCGTCAATCGCTGCATTTTATAGATAGCGAACTGAAAAGCCTTATCAGTCATCTCCCTGCCGATACACTGGTAATTATCACCGGAACCAGTGGCAAGGCCTTCACCAGCAATGAGACAGAAGCCAGGCGGGATTTGTCCCCCCAAAGCGTTCGCGTGCCCTTGATTATTCACTGGCCCGGCGGTGAGCAGGCACAGATTAACTACACCACCAGCCATCATGGTCTGGCCCCTACCCTGATGACACGGGTGCTGGGCTGCACCAATCCCATTACAGACTACAGCGCAGGACGCCAACTGTTGATGCCAAGCGAGCAGCCATGGGTGTATGTGGGTGATAACCGGTTCTTTGCCATTTATCAGGATGATGAAATCACAGTTATCGACCGCCATGGCAAATACGATATCTACAGCAGTGATTTTAAAACCCGATTAAACAAGAAATTAAGCGCCCCGGATCTTATCCAGGTCATGCGTGAAGGCAGGCGACTTTATCACCAGTGA
- a CDS encoding alpha/beta hydrolase translates to MKTLLLSTSKHLLIAVVYGTLGVCITALGFGVWFLNSRPDLDIWHTTDLQHRFIRQSEVRDFAGYLALEEALKQEIQTRIYAKTAGLDSPVNRYVKGSLSAPSHWSQDWNWSYEWPNAAADYGVLLLHGMSDSPYALSNLAKDLKGNAHVLGLRLPGHGTLPSGLVRLQWQDMSAAVALAIRHLKSGLGERPLYIVGFSTGAALALHHELERIGAGETPDSQAMVFLSPAIGLAPVARGAYWQARLGEWLGLEKLAWNALGSEYDPFKYVSFAVNAGDMVYQLAEENQRQLQSLTPGQKALLPTLLTFQSMADDTVSSRAVVESLYLNLNESRHQLVLYDVNRSPINQRLTQRDPRLELEPLYRSPQMKARVGVVQNRTLDDGSHPHAVEFTPVAPRGEAIILAQSWPMNVYSLSHVALPFSQSDSLYGQGVAPHKDRIQIGAAASRGERGIFAVSADEMLRQKWNPFYEFQLSVIKDLFDTQHAKEVEPTP, encoded by the coding sequence ATGAAAACCCTGCTGCTGAGTACGTCAAAACACCTGTTAATTGCCGTGGTGTACGGCACCTTGGGCGTGTGTATTACGGCATTGGGATTTGGCGTGTGGTTTCTGAATAGCCGTCCTGACTTGGATATTTGGCATACCACAGACTTGCAGCATCGTTTTATCCGTCAGTCTGAGGTAAGGGATTTTGCCGGGTATCTGGCTCTGGAGGAAGCGCTCAAGCAGGAAATCCAGACGCGTATCTATGCCAAAACCGCAGGTCTGGACTCGCCGGTGAACCGTTATGTAAAGGGGAGTTTATCGGCGCCCAGCCATTGGTCGCAGGATTGGAACTGGAGCTACGAGTGGCCCAATGCCGCCGCCGATTATGGGGTGTTATTGCTCCATGGCATGTCTGACTCGCCCTATGCCTTATCAAATCTGGCAAAGGATCTTAAGGGGAACGCCCATGTATTGGGCCTGCGATTGCCGGGGCATGGGACCTTGCCTTCAGGGCTGGTACGACTCCAGTGGCAGGACATGAGTGCGGCGGTTGCACTGGCGATACGCCACCTTAAATCCGGACTCGGTGAACGACCACTGTATATCGTGGGTTTTTCAACCGGCGCAGCGTTGGCGTTGCACCATGAGCTTGAGCGTATTGGGGCTGGCGAGACACCAGATAGTCAGGCCATGGTCTTTTTGTCGCCTGCCATCGGGCTTGCGCCGGTTGCGCGCGGCGCATATTGGCAGGCGCGTCTGGGTGAGTGGCTTGGGCTGGAGAAGCTTGCCTGGAATGCCCTGGGAAGCGAATACGACCCCTTTAAGTACGTGTCGTTTGCGGTAAATGCAGGGGATATGGTGTATCAGTTGGCGGAGGAGAATCAGCGGCAATTGCAATCCTTAACCCCAGGTCAAAAGGCGTTGCTGCCAACGTTACTGACCTTCCAATCCATGGCTGATGATACGGTGTCCAGTCGCGCGGTAGTCGAGTCCTTATATCTGAATTTGAATGAGTCCAGGCATCAGTTGGTGCTATATGATGTTAACCGTAGCCCAATTAATCAACGGCTTACTCAGAGGGACCCGAGACTTGAGCTTGAGCCGCTATACCGCTCACCCCAAATGAAGGCCAGAGTCGGTGTGGTTCAAAACCGAACGCTGGACGATGGCAGTCACCCGCATGCAGTCGAGTTTACCCCTGTGGCGCCCCGAGGGGAGGCGATAATCTTGGCGCAGAGTTGGCCGATGAATGTCTATTCCCTATCCCATGTGGCGCTGCCATTTTCACAATCCGACAGCCTTTATGGTCAGGGTGTCGCACCGCACAAGGACAGGATCCAGATTGGTGCGGCAGCATCACGGGGGGAGCGCGGTATCTTTGCTGTCAGTGCCGATGAGATGCTGCGCCAGAAGTGGAACCCGTTTTATGAATTTCAGCTCTCGGTAATCAAGGACTTATTTGATACACAGCACGCAAAGGAAGTAGAGCCGACGCCGTAG